A genomic segment from Pollutimonas thiosulfatoxidans encodes:
- a CDS encoding histone H1-like DNA-binding protein — MATAKKAAKKAATKKAAPAKKATPAKKVAVKKTTAVKKAAPAKKSTAASKKAVAKKTAPAKKAAVKKAAPAKKAVAKKAPAKKTVAKKAVAKKAVAKKAVAKKTVAKKAPAKKAVAKKAVAKKAVAKKAPAKKAVAKKTVAKKAPAKKAVAKKAVAKKAVAKKAPAKKAAAKKAVAKKAPAKKAAAKKAPAKAAPAKTAAPAADKTVAKKAAPKKAAPKKAAPKKAAPKKANVKSAAQATKAATAAPANKKTINPAASWPFPTGGRP, encoded by the coding sequence ATGGCAACAGCCAAAAAGGCCGCCAAGAAAGCGGCTACCAAAAAAGCTGCACCCGCCAAGAAGGCTACACCCGCTAAGAAAGTTGCTGTAAAGAAAACAACCGCAGTCAAAAAAGCTGCACCTGCCAAGAAGTCCACCGCTGCAAGCAAAAAAGCAGTCGCCAAAAAAACGGCGCCCGCGAAAAAGGCAGCAGTAAAGAAGGCAGCACCCGCCAAGAAAGCAGTTGCCAAAAAAGCACCGGCCAAGAAAACGGTAGCTAAAAAAGCAGTCGCTAAAAAGGCGGTAGCAAAGAAAGCTGTTGCCAAGAAAACCGTAGCCAAGAAAGCGCCAGCCAAAAAGGCAGTTGCTAAAAAAGCAGTCGCTAAAAAAGCCGTCGCCAAGAAGGCTCCCGCAAAGAAAGCCGTTGCTAAAAAAACGGTAGCCAAGAAAGCACCGGCTAAAAAGGCAGTCGCCAAAAAAGCGGTAGCAAAGAAAGCCGTGGCCAAGAAAGCGCCAGCCAAGAAAGCAGCAGCCAAAAAGGCGGTAGCCAAGAAAGCACCCGCAAAGAAAGCAGCAGCCAAGAAGGCTCCGGCCAAAGCCGCGCCCGCCAAAACGGCAGCGCCGGCAGCCGACAAAACCGTAGCCAAGAAGGCGGCTCCCAAGAAGGCAGCGCCCAAGAAGGCAGCGCCCAAGAAGGCAGCGCCCAAGAAAGCCAACGTTAAGTCGGCGGCTCAGGCTACCAAGGCTGCAACGGCGGCACCTGCCAACAAGAAAACCATCAACCCTGCCGCTTCGTGGCCCTTCCCCACCGGCGGCCGTCCTTAA